A region from the Mesorhizobium sp. J8 genome encodes:
- a CDS encoding class I fructose-bisphosphate aldolase encodes MSERLEDIAAAMVSGGKGLLAADESSGTIKKRFDVIGVESTADNRRDYREMMFRASDAMSKYISGVILYDETIRQKAADGTPLVDIIKASGAIPGIKVDLGAKPLAGFPGDTITEGLDGLRERLADYYKLGARFAKWRAVIDIDTGKGVPSANSIASNTHALARYAALCQEAGIVPIVEPEVLMDGAHSIDTCYDVTKATLVKLYDELYAAHVVLEGSILKPNMVISGKKSGKTVAPEEIAEKTIKLFREVVPAAVPGIAFLSGGQEDEEATANLNAINAIGPHPWKLTFSYGRALQAAPQKAWSGKASNVAAGQAAFTHRAHMNHLAALGKWQPALEKAA; translated from the coding sequence ATGAGTGAACGTCTCGAAGATATCGCCGCCGCGATGGTGAGCGGTGGCAAGGGCCTTTTGGCCGCCGATGAGAGCTCCGGCACGATCAAGAAGCGTTTTGACGTCATCGGCGTCGAGTCGACCGCCGACAACAGGCGCGACTATCGCGAGATGATGTTCCGCGCCTCCGACGCGATGTCCAAATACATCTCCGGCGTCATCCTCTATGACGAGACCATCCGCCAGAAGGCCGCCGACGGCACCCCGCTGGTCGACATCATCAAGGCCTCCGGCGCCATTCCCGGCATCAAGGTCGACCTCGGCGCCAAACCTCTTGCCGGCTTTCCCGGCGACACCATCACCGAGGGCCTGGACGGACTGCGCGAGCGGCTTGCCGACTATTACAAGCTCGGTGCCCGCTTCGCCAAATGGCGCGCGGTGATCGATATCGACACCGGCAAGGGCGTGCCCTCGGCCAATTCGATCGCCTCGAATACCCACGCGCTGGCCCGCTACGCCGCGCTCTGTCAGGAGGCCGGCATCGTGCCGATCGTCGAGCCGGAAGTGCTGATGGACGGCGCGCATTCGATCGATACCTGCTACGACGTCACCAAGGCGACGCTGGTCAAGCTCTATGACGAGCTCTACGCGGCGCACGTCGTGCTGGAAGGCTCGATTCTGAAGCCCAACATGGTCATCTCGGGCAAGAAGTCGGGCAAGACCGTCGCGCCCGAGGAAATCGCCGAGAAGACGATAAAGCTGTTCCGCGAAGTGGTGCCGGCGGCAGTGCCGGGCATCGCCTTCCTGTCCGGCGGCCAGGAGGACGAGGAGGCGACCGCCAACCTCAACGCCATCAACGCCATCGGCCCGCATCCGTGGAAGCTGACCTTCTCCTATGGCCGCGCGCTGCAGGCCGCGCCGCAGAAGGCATGGAGCGGCAAGGCCTCGAACGTCGCCGCCGGCCAGGCCGCCTTCACCCACCGCGCCCATATGAACCATCTTGCCGCGCTTGGGAAATGGCAGCCGGCGCTGGAAAAGGCCGCCTGA
- a CDS encoding phosphoglycerate kinase, translating to MAGFKTLDDIGAVSGKRVLVRVDLNVPVADGKVTDATRIERIAPTIAELSKKGAKVILLAHFGRPKDGPSAEFSLEPIARATAEVLGRPVGFAADCVGDKAAEAVAAMKDGDVLLLENTRFHKAEEKNEPAFTEKLAANGDIYVNDAFSAAHRAHASTEGLARHLPAYAGRTMQAELDALEKGLGNPVRPVVAIVGGAKVSTKIDLLMNLVKKVDALVIGGGMANTFLAARGTDVGKSLCEHDLAGTAKQIMIEAAEAGCAIVLPADGVVAKEFKAGAASETVAISDVPADGMILDVGAKTVQTVNDWIDRAATLVWNGPLGAFEIEPFDRATVAAAKHAAGRTKAGKLVSVAGGGDTVAALNHAGVADDFTYVSTAGGAFLEWMEGKPLPGVEVLKR from the coding sequence ATGGCCGGCTTCAAGACACTCGATGATATCGGCGCCGTCAGCGGCAAGCGGGTGCTGGTGCGCGTCGACCTCAACGTTCCCGTCGCCGACGGCAAGGTGACCGACGCCACCCGCATCGAGCGCATCGCGCCGACCATCGCCGAGCTCTCGAAAAAGGGGGCAAAGGTGATCCTGCTGGCGCATTTCGGCCGCCCGAAGGACGGTCCTTCGGCCGAGTTCTCGCTGGAGCCGATCGCCCGCGCGACAGCGGAAGTGCTCGGCCGCCCTGTCGGCTTCGCCGCCGACTGCGTCGGCGACAAGGCTGCCGAAGCGGTCGCGGCGATGAAGGACGGCGACGTCCTGCTGCTCGAAAACACCCGCTTCCACAAGGCCGAGGAAAAGAACGAGCCGGCCTTCACCGAGAAGCTCGCCGCCAATGGCGACATCTATGTCAATGACGCCTTTTCCGCCGCGCACCGGGCACATGCCTCCACCGAAGGCCTGGCGCGTCATTTGCCGGCCTATGCCGGCCGCACCATGCAGGCCGAACTCGACGCGTTGGAAAAGGGCCTCGGCAATCCGGTTCGGCCGGTCGTTGCCATCGTCGGCGGCGCCAAGGTCTCGACCAAGATCGACCTCCTGATGAACCTGGTGAAGAAGGTCGACGCGCTGGTGATCGGCGGCGGCATGGCCAACACCTTCCTGGCCGCGCGCGGCACCGATGTCGGCAAGTCGCTCTGCGAGCACGATCTTGCCGGCACAGCCAAGCAGATCATGATCGAGGCGGCGGAAGCCGGCTGCGCCATCGTCCTGCCCGCCGACGGCGTGGTGGCCAAGGAATTCAAGGCTGGTGCGGCGAGCGAGACCGTCGCCATCTCGGACGTGCCGGCCGACGGCATGATCCTCGATGTCGGCGCAAAGACCGTGCAGACCGTCAACGACTGGATCGACCGCGCCGCGACGCTGGTCTGGAACGGTCCGCTCGGCGCCTTCGAGATCGAGCCCTTCGACCGCGCCACGGTGGCGGCGGCAAAGCACGCCGCGGGCCGCACCAAGGCAGGCAAGCTGGTCTCGGTCGCCGGCGGCGGCGACACGGTGGCCGCGCTCAACCACGCCGGCGTCGCCGACGACTTCACCTATGTCTCGACCGCCGGCGGCGCCTTCCTCGAATGGATGGAAGGCAAGCCGCTGCCGGGCGTCGAGGTGCTGAAGCGGTAA
- a CDS encoding potassium/proton antiporter has product MEHAIYLVTLVGTALIVAAAFSSLIAFRFGAPLLLLFLCIGLATGVDGLGIEFDNARLAYFAGSLALAIILFDSGFGTPLNALRQAAGPALSLATIGVILTTGIFGVAAYYLLGLNWLESSLLGAAVASTDAAAVFFLLRAGEIHLRERVRSTLEVESGTNDPIAIFLTITLVEIIAAHANPEANVLATNLLLGFLANMGVGAIVGVLGGFGIVRLVERLNLDHGLLPIFVLTLSLMVFAAAGAIGGSGFLAVYLAGLIAGNSDIRAVTILKRFQDGMSWLAQIIMFLILGLFATPSQFPAILVPAVLLGLFLIFVARPLAVWLCLIPFRLPRPEVAFVSWVGLRGAVSILLAITPLLGGIEHGRLIFNAAFIIVLVSLVVQGWTVGPLARRLGLIVPARLGPLDKVELELPGSAHHELLAYRVAPGSPVARGERIPRWARPSLVLRDGRSMRFQDMGRLAAGDQVYIFVPDRYPRLLDKLFASRAVVDPEDADFFGAFAVDPARSAAELEAAYAPGLTEAEQKLTVAALVTERLGGRPEYADRVVIGPIELIVRDVDEKGRITGLGLSFEPTAPVARVPVFLSAGEIADRIAAMIRNWRKPAQQQAAEGVPIDTQGPAPDGQKATGEG; this is encoded by the coding sequence ATGGAGCATGCGATATATCTCGTGACGCTGGTCGGCACGGCGCTCATCGTCGCCGCCGCGTTTTCGAGCCTGATCGCCTTCCGCTTCGGCGCTCCCTTGCTGCTCCTCTTCCTCTGCATCGGCCTTGCCACCGGCGTCGACGGCCTCGGCATCGAATTCGACAACGCCCGCTTGGCTTATTTTGCCGGCTCACTGGCCCTGGCCATCATCCTGTTCGATTCCGGTTTCGGCACGCCGCTCAACGCGCTGCGTCAGGCGGCCGGACCGGCGCTGTCGCTGGCCACGATCGGCGTCATCCTCACCACCGGCATTTTTGGCGTGGCCGCCTATTATCTGCTCGGTCTCAACTGGCTGGAATCCTCGCTGCTCGGCGCGGCCGTCGCCTCGACCGATGCGGCGGCCGTGTTCTTCCTGCTGCGCGCCGGCGAAATCCATCTGCGCGAGCGTGTGCGTTCGACGCTCGAAGTGGAATCCGGCACCAACGACCCGATCGCCATCTTCCTCACCATCACTTTGGTCGAGATCATCGCCGCGCACGCCAACCCCGAAGCCAACGTGCTGGCCACCAACCTTCTGCTCGGCTTCCTCGCCAATATGGGGGTCGGCGCCATCGTCGGCGTGCTCGGCGGTTTCGGCATCGTCCGCCTCGTCGAGCGGCTGAACCTCGACCATGGACTGCTGCCGATCTTCGTGCTGACGCTCTCGCTGATGGTGTTCGCGGCAGCCGGCGCCATCGGCGGCTCGGGCTTCCTCGCCGTCTACCTTGCCGGGCTGATCGCCGGCAATTCCGACATCCGCGCCGTCACCATCCTGAAGCGCTTCCAGGACGGCATGTCGTGGCTGGCGCAGATCATCATGTTCCTGATCCTCGGCCTGTTCGCCACGCCCTCGCAGTTCCCGGCGATCCTGGTCCCGGCGGTCCTGCTCGGTCTGTTCCTGATCTTCGTGGCGCGGCCCTTGGCCGTCTGGCTCTGCCTGATCCCGTTCCGCCTGCCGCGCCCGGAGGTCGCCTTCGTCTCCTGGGTCGGCCTGCGCGGCGCGGTCTCGATCCTGCTTGCCATCACGCCGCTGCTCGGTGGGATCGAGCACGGCCGGCTGATCTTCAACGCCGCCTTCATCATCGTACTCGTGTCGCTGGTGGTGCAGGGCTGGACCGTCGGTCCGCTGGCACGGCGTCTTGGTCTGATCGTGCCGGCCCGTCTCGGGCCGCTGGACAAGGTCGAGCTCGAACTGCCGGGCTCGGCCCATCACGAGCTGCTTGCCTATCGCGTCGCGCCCGGCAGCCCGGTGGCGCGTGGCGAGCGCATCCCACGCTGGGCAAGGCCCTCGCTGGTGCTGCGCGACGGCCGCTCCATGCGCTTCCAGGACATGGGCCGGCTGGCAGCCGGCGATCAGGTCTACATCTTCGTGCCGGACCGCTACCCGCGCCTTCTCGACAAGCTTTTCGCCAGCCGCGCCGTGGTCGATCCGGAGGACGCCGACTTCTTCGGCGCCTTCGCCGTCGATCCTGCCCGCTCGGCCGCGGAGCTGGAAGCCGCTTATGCGCCGGGCCTGACGGAGGCCGAACAGAAGCTCACGGTCGCGGCGCTCGTTACCGAGCGGCTCGGCGGCCGCCCCGAATATGCCGACCGCGTGGTGATCGGCCCGATCGAGCTGATCGTGCGCGATGTCGACGAGAAAGGCAGGATCACCGGGCTCGGCCTGTCCTTCGAGCCGACCGCGCCGGTCGCGCGCGTGCCGGTCTTCCTGAGCGCCGGCGAGATCGCCGACCGCATAGCCGCCATGATCCGCAACTGGCGCAAGCCGGCGCAACAACAGGCGGCCGAGGGCGTGCCGATCGACACTCAGGGGCCGGCACCGGACGGGCAGAAGGCAACCGGGGAGGGCTGA